CGTGCGGAGCCATTTACAATATTTATTTTTCACCCCCCGAGGTAGACCACCGTTGCGATAAATGCAACAGCGATCAGCTCGTTCAACGCTCGGACGATAACGAGGAGACCATCAGCAACCGCTTACGGGTTTACGAGGCCCAAACCGCTCCCCTGGTCGATTACTATGAAGCTCAAGGCAAGCTATACAAGGTCGATGGAGAGGATGATATCACCAAAATCGCCAAAAACATCGGCCAGATTCTGGAAACTGCTAGATAGCGGCTAACCGATGGCCAAGGTACTCGGTATCGGAACTGCCACCCTTGATATCATTAACACCGTTGAATATTATCCTACGGAGGATGAAGAACTCAGGGTTTTATCACAGCGCCGCTGCGTGGGGGGAAATTGTCCTAATACCCTTACTGTCCTCCAACAACTCAGCCACAAATGCGTTTTTGCAGGGATTATGGCGGATGATCCAGACGGACGGTTCATTGCCCAACAATTGAAACAAACAGGTGTCAAAGTAGATGATTGCCGGGTGGTGGAAGGAAGGACACCTACATCCTATATTACCTTAAGCCGCGCTACAGGCACCCGCACAATTGTCCACTATCGGGCCCTCCCCGAATTTAGCTTTGCCGATTTCGCAAAAATTGATCTCTCCTCTTTTGATTGGCTCCACTTTGAAGGCCGCAATATTACGGAAACGCTTGGCATGCTAACCTTCGTCCGGAAGAAATTTCCTTACCTTCCCTGGTCAGTGGAGATTGAAAAACCCAGAGCCAACATTGAAAATCTTTTTGAGGGCGCCACTATTTTATTATTCTCCCGCCATTATGCGGCTTACCATGGCTATGCAAAAGCTCAAACTTTTCTTCAGGAGTTGCACTCATCCCTGCCCCACACTGAAAAAGTCTGCGCTTGGGGCAAGGAGGGAGCCTACGCTCTTGGTAATGGAGGGGAGATAAAACACGCACCAGCTTTTTTCCCACCCCAGGTGGTGGATACCCTGGGGGCGGGAGATACTTTCAACGCGGGGTTTCTTAATGCCCGTCTGCGTAACCACTCTCTTTCTGAAAGCCTTACTTTGGCGTGCCAGCTAGCTGGCCGTAAGTGTGGGCAGCAGGGATTCAACGGTCTAGGAGACCAGCGATAATCAATACGATGACAGAAACTTCATCTCTATTTTTGTGCCACTTGGAAGACCTTCCAGAATATGGCACCCGCGGTTTTACCCTTGAGCAACAGGAAATTTTTGTCATTCGCCAGGCCGCTCAGCTCTGGATCTACTTAAACCGCTGTCCCCATACGGGAGTAGCCCTCAACTGGGTCCCTCATCAATTCCTCGATTTGGAAGGCCAATACATCCAATGCGCAACTCATGGGGCCTTATTCCGGTTTCATGACGGCCTCTGCTTGGCTGGCCCCTGCCCTGGAACTCGCTTAGAACCAATACCATTTAAGCTGATCGGCAATAAACTTTATCTCACCGATACGGAAAAGATGCCTACTTATTCCTAGATTTATGGTGCTAGCTTTCCCAGCATATATCTATCTGATCATTAACTGCGGTACTCAGCATTAATTTTTACATAGGCAAAGGAAAGATCGCAGGTCCAGATTTGCACACGGGCATCCCCCCTGCCTAACTCCACCGCTAGGGTAATATCATCCTGAGCCATAACCGTTCGACCCTGCTCCTCGGTATACTCGGGATGAAGAACGCCTCCATGAATCACACAAGCCTCACCTAAGTAAAGAGAAACTCCTGTTATTTCAAGATCAGGTACGCCGCTGCGCCCTATGGCGGCAAGAATCCGGCCCCAATTGGGATCGCTGGC
This sequence is a window from Nitrosococcus oceani ATCC 19707. Protein-coding genes within it:
- a CDS encoding PfkB family carbohydrate kinase, producing the protein MAKVLGIGTATLDIINTVEYYPTEDEELRVLSQRRCVGGNCPNTLTVLQQLSHKCVFAGIMADDPDGRFIAQQLKQTGVKVDDCRVVEGRTPTSYITLSRATGTRTIVHYRALPEFSFADFAKIDLSSFDWLHFEGRNITETLGMLTFVRKKFPYLPWSVEIEKPRANIENLFEGATILLFSRHYAAYHGYAKAQTFLQELHSSLPHTEKVCAWGKEGAYALGNGGEIKHAPAFFPPQVVDTLGAGDTFNAGFLNARLRNHSLSESLTLACQLAGRKCGQQGFNGLGDQR
- a CDS encoding Rieske (2Fe-2S) protein, whose translation is MTETSSLFLCHLEDLPEYGTRGFTLEQQEIFVIRQAAQLWIYLNRCPHTGVALNWVPHQFLDLEGQYIQCATHGALFRFHDGLCLAGPCPGTRLEPIPFKLIGNKLYLTDTEKMPTYS